The following proteins are co-located in the Roseovarius arcticus genome:
- a CDS encoding YaeQ family protein, whose protein sequence is MAQNATIYKVELSVSDMDRHYYATHKLTVAKHPSETEERLMVRIVAFALNAHEHLEMTKGLSTDDEPDIWQKSLSGELDVWVALGLPSEKVMRQSCSKADKVIVYPYGGRTAEMWWDKIKNSTSRFDNLQVINFSETDTGALGKLASRAMKLQINIQDGDVMVSVGDSIVYVTPEKWKSAA, encoded by the coding sequence ATGGCGCAAAATGCCACCATTTATAAAGTCGAACTTTCAGTCTCCGACATGGATCGTCACTATTATGCAACCCATAAACTGACAGTTGCCAAGCATCCCTCAGAGACGGAAGAACGGCTGATGGTCCGCATTGTCGCTTTTGCGCTAAATGCCCATGAGCACTTGGAAATGACGAAGGGCCTTTCTACGGATGACGAGCCTGACATTTGGCAGAAAAGCCTGAGCGGCGAGCTTGATGTGTGGGTGGCCCTGGGACTCCCAAGCGAGAAGGTGATGCGTCAATCCTGTAGCAAAGCCGACAAGGTGATTGTTTATCCCTATGGCGGCAGGACAGCCGAGATGTGGTGGGATAAGATTAAAAACAGCACCAGCCGTTTTGATAATCTTCAGGTGATAAATTTTTCCGAGACCGACACAGGCGCTCTGGGAAAACTGGCAAGCCGCGCGATGAAGCTCCAGATCAATATTCAGGACGGCGATGTGATGGTCAGTGTGGGTGATAGCATCGTTTATGTTACCCCCGAAAAATGGAAGAGTGCTGCGTAA
- a CDS encoding hybrid sensor histidine kinase/response regulator, translating into MKSLSILARIVFLSAVLLAFLIATNVFLSTRLVRNSEAISEGSKALEVSTHANAASTHFGDLKYWLSDLSVSLLMRSENNAMAARTALEQDLTTLEPFAPNQVAVIRSEINPFVEQALLAVEAYTNDQRVLGNSLVAKGQAHITKIDAALGALVDELEERAVAKSEAAFAEATSAVKLSTSIVVAAALVGAGLTFWVVSSIRRPLRRLLSAMGQITSGNLAVDLPKVGRDEIGAMTQTLSLFRDSLAERERLSELREEADAEVLRSKQQLTEAIEAINEGFALFDADDRLVICNHRYKDMYARIGLDIEPGLSFDRITDHVARSNIVDVADPAEWIEQRIALHRNPNGPFEQSRTDGSWMRISERPTAAGGIVGVFTDITGDKVREAQLEELVNSLEEARDIALKSTVAKSQFLANMSHEIRTPMNGVIGMSNLLMDTGLNAEQMDFARTINDSAESLLTVINDILDYSKVEAGKLELERNAFDLRYCVESALDLVAMTAGRKRLDLAYYLEPATPTTLVTDATRLRQVLLNLLNNAIKFTETGEVILTVGPNPEATPQAGMCDLLFSVRDTGIGIPPERQNILFESFSQVDASTTRRFGGTGLGLAISKKLVNLMGGRIWLESEPGKGTTFHFSLSAPIGEDADNIDLNQARPDLDGKRVLIVDDNATNLDLLSRQIKSWSMRPIAVDNPDAALELVAQGHKFHVAVLDMHMPGMDGLGLARRLRADAATHDMPLILLSSLGQAGDHDRTALEAVGFAEVLSKPVKPSPLLNALVSLFAGKPMRVIEPMQHKSASFDVTMAERLPLRILLADDNATNQKLGRMILKRLGYTSDVAGNGKEVLEALERQTYDVVLMDIEMPEMDGVEATHRIIADYPAERRPAIIAVTANAMDGDRERFFEAGMSGYVSKPIRVEALVDALKDCCGAAKDDASDEPPGDTGEFDPGALEILLETIGGDREALDELVLSFLDEGPDLILRIGAAAEDNDTDALRQAAHTLKSSATDFGAGTLSQLCREIENLCRAGHLDQALPLAARVPQLYEAAETRLRQQQIQ; encoded by the coding sequence ATGAAAAGCCTGTCCATCCTTGCACGCATCGTTTTTCTGTCCGCCGTCCTTCTTGCGTTTCTCATTGCGACCAATGTGTTCTTGTCCACCCGGCTTGTTCGCAACTCAGAGGCAATTTCAGAAGGTTCGAAGGCGCTTGAGGTGTCGACCCACGCCAATGCCGCCAGCACCCATTTTGGCGACTTAAAATATTGGCTTTCGGATTTGTCGGTCAGCTTGTTAATGCGGTCAGAAAACAACGCCATGGCAGCGCGCACGGCGTTGGAGCAAGACCTAACGACCCTTGAACCTTTTGCGCCTAACCAAGTGGCGGTGATCCGCTCGGAGATTAACCCTTTTGTCGAGCAGGCGCTTTTGGCGGTTGAGGCCTATACCAACGATCAGCGCGTGCTGGGCAATTCCCTCGTCGCCAAAGGGCAGGCCCATATCACGAAAATCGACGCAGCGCTCGGCGCGCTGGTGGACGAGCTTGAAGAGCGGGCGGTGGCCAAGAGCGAAGCAGCCTTTGCCGAGGCAACAAGCGCGGTGAAACTCTCGACCAGCATTGTCGTTGCCGCCGCCCTTGTTGGTGCCGGGCTGACATTCTGGGTCGTCAGCTCCATTCGAAGGCCGCTACGTCGCCTCCTTTCGGCGATGGGCCAGATTACGTCGGGCAACCTCGCGGTAGACCTGCCGAAGGTCGGTCGCGATGAAATCGGCGCGATGACGCAAACGCTTTCGCTGTTCCGCGACAGTCTCGCAGAGCGCGAACGCTTGTCAGAGCTGCGCGAAGAGGCCGATGCCGAGGTGCTGCGCAGCAAGCAACAACTGACCGAGGCGATCGAGGCCATCAATGAAGGATTCGCCCTTTTTGATGCGGATGACCGGCTGGTGATTTGCAATCACCGCTACAAGGACATGTATGCCCGCATAGGTCTGGATATCGAACCGGGGCTGAGCTTTGACCGGATCACCGATCATGTCGCCCGGTCCAACATCGTCGACGTGGCGGATCCTGCGGAGTGGATTGAACAACGGATTGCACTGCACCGCAATCCGAACGGTCCTTTCGAGCAAAGCCGCACCGATGGATCCTGGATGCGGATCAGCGAACGACCCACCGCAGCAGGGGGCATTGTCGGTGTTTTTACAGACATCACCGGGGACAAGGTGCGCGAGGCGCAGCTAGAGGAGTTGGTCAATTCCCTTGAGGAAGCCCGCGATATCGCACTCAAATCGACCGTCGCAAAAAGCCAGTTCCTTGCCAATATGAGCCACGAGATCAGAACACCGATGAATGGTGTAATCGGCATGAGCAACTTGTTGATGGACACTGGACTGAACGCCGAGCAGATGGATTTCGCCCGCACTATCAACGACAGCGCCGAAAGCCTGCTGACGGTCATCAACGACATTCTGGATTACTCCAAGGTTGAGGCTGGCAAACTGGAGCTTGAACGCAACGCTTTCGATCTGCGGTATTGCGTCGAAAGTGCGCTTGATCTGGTCGCCATGACTGCGGGGCGCAAGAGGCTCGATCTGGCCTATTATCTCGAGCCGGCCACCCCCACGACTTTGGTAACCGACGCTACCCGCCTGCGCCAGGTTCTCCTGAACCTGCTTAACAACGCGATCAAGTTCACAGAAACGGGCGAGGTCATTCTGACTGTCGGCCCCAACCCTGAGGCCACACCGCAAGCTGGCATGTGCGACCTTTTATTCTCTGTGCGCGATACCGGCATCGGCATTCCGCCCGAACGACAGAATATCTTGTTCGAATCCTTCAGTCAGGTTGATGCCTCCACCACAAGGCGTTTTGGCGGGACCGGGCTTGGGCTAGCGATCAGTAAGAAGCTGGTCAACCTTATGGGCGGGCGGATCTGGCTCGAAAGCGAACCGGGCAAAGGGACCACCTTTCATTTCAGCTTGTCCGCCCCCATCGGCGAGGACGCCGACAATATCGACCTTAATCAAGCGCGCCCCGATCTGGATGGCAAGCGCGTGTTGATCGTCGACGACAATGCCACCAACCTCGATCTGCTGTCGCGGCAGATCAAGAGCTGGTCCATGCGTCCCATCGCCGTGGACAACCCCGACGCGGCGCTTGAGTTGGTGGCGCAGGGGCATAAATTTCATGTTGCGGTGCTAGACATGCACATGCCGGGAATGGACGGCCTCGGGCTGGCCCGGCGGTTGCGCGCAGATGCAGCCACGCATGACATGCCGCTGATCCTGCTCAGCTCGCTCGGGCAGGCAGGAGATCATGATCGCACCGCACTTGAGGCCGTCGGCTTTGCCGAGGTACTGTCAAAACCCGTCAAGCCTTCACCGCTGCTCAACGCCCTTGTCAGCCTGTTTGCCGGAAAACCAATGAGAGTGATTGAACCGATGCAGCACAAATCAGCGTCCTTTGATGTCACTATGGCGGAGCGGCTTCCGCTTCGTATTCTGCTGGCTGACGACAACGCCACCAACCAGAAACTAGGGCGCATGATTCTAAAACGCCTTGGATATACCTCCGACGTCGCGGGAAACGGCAAGGAGGTGCTCGAGGCTTTGGAACGGCAGACCTATGATGTTGTGCTGATGGACATCGAAATGCCGGAGATGGACGGGGTCGAGGCGACCCACCGGATCATCGCCGATTATCCCGCCGAGAGACGCCCGGCGATCATTGCCGTGACCGCCAACGCCATGGACGGTGACCGGGAACGGTTTTTCGAGGCAGGTATGAGCGGCTATGTCAGTAAACCAATCCGGGTCGAGGCCTTGGTCGACGCCCTAAAGGACTGTTGCGGCGCGGCCAAGGATGACGCGAGCGACGAGCCGCCAGGCGACACGGGCGAGTTTGATCCGGGCGCGCTTGAGATATTGCTGGAGACGATAGGCGGGGATCGCGAAGCACTTGATGAACTTGTGCTGAGCTTTCTCGACGAGGGGCCTGATTTGATCCTGCGGATCGGGGCGGCCGCCGAGGACAATGATACAGACGCGTTGCGCCAGGCCGCGCATACGCTCAAGTCGAGCGCGACTGATTTCGGAGCGGGTACGCTGTCGCAGCTT
- a CDS encoding Tll0287-like domain-containing protein, with the protein MLLKIENFGLAAFFLMTFLGAVTLSTRAQTSEKQDLETALRLASLLREARAVIGSQQDVINDPKGGDKGLTGDFVLDIARERYIEVNEVSPLYDGQDPREATLIAAQMTAIREVMADNQTTINSEGIAFKGFVPAVFARLVNERFYQLVGDQAVVKVTAPPHLVRNRKALPDEWETGIITDRLASEDWPKNDIFAAEAAFGNQSAFRVLVPEYYSEGCTACHGGPKGEIDVTGYPKEGGKIGDLGGVISISLLR; encoded by the coding sequence GTGCTTTTAAAAATTGAAAATTTCGGTTTGGCAGCCTTTTTCTTGATGACGTTTCTGGGAGCTGTAACACTTTCCACACGAGCCCAGACAAGCGAGAAACAGGATCTGGAAACCGCTCTTCGTCTAGCGTCGCTTCTGCGTGAAGCGCGCGCGGTGATCGGGTCGCAGCAGGATGTGATCAACGACCCGAAAGGCGGCGACAAAGGCCTAACCGGTGATTTCGTGTTGGACATCGCCCGCGAACGCTACATCGAGGTCAATGAGGTTTCACCACTGTACGACGGACAGGATCCGCGTGAAGCGACATTGATCGCTGCGCAGATGACCGCGATCCGCGAGGTAATGGCGGACAACCAGACAACGATTAACAGCGAAGGCATCGCCTTCAAGGGTTTCGTGCCTGCGGTGTTCGCTCGTCTGGTTAATGAGCGCTTTTACCAGCTCGTCGGCGATCAGGCGGTCGTCAAGGTGACGGCCCCGCCGCATCTTGTGCGCAATCGCAAGGCGCTGCCGGACGAATGGGAGACGGGGATAATCACCGACCGGCTGGCATCCGAAGACTGGCCGAAAAACGATATTTTCGCCGCTGAAGCGGCGTTCGGCAATCAGTCGGCCTTTCGGGTCTTGGTTCCTGAATATTATAGCGAGGGATGCACCGCTTGCCACGGCGGGCCAAAGGGCGAGATCGACGTAACTGGCTATCCCAAAGAGGGGGGAAAGATCGGGGATCTTGGTGGTGTGATCAGCATCAGCCTACTGCGTTAA
- a CDS encoding acyl-CoA thioesterase: MCIVSRYQQPYFTSMPKSGTPTFEHRVAIIPSDIDDMGHVNNAVYLRWVQEVVVRFWQHISSVDTQEGLLWVALKHEIVYHKPLFFNDEVDIAVTATGTRGSRASFLTIFKRGEDIVAEVRSSWCCVDAATRRPKRIAYDIVRRFMPN, from the coding sequence ATGTGCATTGTATCGCGCTACCAGCAGCCCTACTTTACCAGCATGCCTAAATCAGGGACACCAACATTCGAGCATCGGGTGGCGATCATACCAAGCGATATTGACGACATGGGGCATGTCAACAATGCCGTGTACCTCCGCTGGGTGCAGGAAGTCGTTGTCCGTTTTTGGCAGCACATATCTTCCGTTGATACACAGGAAGGGCTTCTATGGGTGGCTCTCAAGCATGAAATCGTCTACCATAAGCCATTATTTTTTAATGACGAAGTAGATATCGCGGTCACTGCGACTGGAACGCGGGGATCTCGGGCGTCATTTTTAACAATCTTTAAGCGCGGTGAAGATATAGTTGCTGAAGTGCGTAGTTCATGGTGTTGCGTCGATGCAGCGACGCGGCGACCTAAAAGGATCGCTTATGACATCGTTCGTCGGTTTATGCCAAACTGA
- a CDS encoding rhomboid family intramembrane serine protease yields MKFTSPRDRRSTRTMPQAGAPGFLWCLVGVMTVIELILSLSDWGVFGEQNLRWTAFSFGAFWQPVFAGTVPPIYPGQTALMFISHAFLHAGFAHLAMNSVVLLSLGKFISDQIGAARTLLILFLSAVAGAACFGLLSASPAPMIGSSGAVFGLIGLWQAMDFRMRRRAGLPLQPTLTAILGLIAANIALFVILSGGLAWQAHLGGWIVGWLSGQSFARR; encoded by the coding sequence ATGAAATTTACATCTCCACGAGATCGCCGATCCACCCGCACTATGCCGCAGGCCGGTGCGCCAGGTTTCCTGTGGTGCCTCGTGGGCGTCATGACAGTGATAGAATTGATCCTCAGCCTTTCGGATTGGGGCGTCTTCGGAGAGCAGAACCTGCGCTGGACCGCCTTTTCTTTCGGCGCGTTCTGGCAGCCTGTTTTTGCCGGGACGGTGCCGCCGATCTATCCCGGCCAGACTGCCCTGATGTTCATCAGCCATGCCTTCCTGCATGCCGGGTTCGCCCATTTAGCGATGAACAGCGTCGTGCTCTTGTCGCTGGGGAAATTCATCTCGGACCAAATCGGGGCAGCCCGGACATTGTTGATACTTTTTCTGTCGGCGGTTGCGGGCGCGGCGTGTTTCGGGCTGCTGTCGGCCAGCCCTGCGCCGATGATTGGGTCGTCGGGCGCGGTATTTGGCCTGATCGGGCTGTGGCAGGCGATGGATTTCCGGATGCGCCGACGGGCGGGCCTACCGTTACAGCCGACCCTCACGGCGATCTTGGGACTGATTGCAGCCAATATCGCCCTTTTCGTGATCCTCTCTGGCGGTCTTGCCTGGCAGGCGCATCTCGGCGGGTGGATCGTCGGCTGGCTTTCGGGACAAAGCTTCGCACGGCGTTGA